The Leptospira koniambonensis sequence TGGAGTGCGGATATCGATGATCGAATCCAGAAGTTTTCTTCCTTCTAAAACGATACCGTTTTGTTCCTGCTCTTTTCCTGGTAAGAAACCGGTAGTATCTTCTAAGAATACTAAAGGAATATTATATACGTTACAGAAACGGATAAATCTTGTACCTTTTCTTGCGGCACCAATATCAATCTGACCGGAAGAAACTGCAGAGTTATTCGCTACAAAGCCAACCACATGCCCGCCCAATCTACCGAATGCGGTGACTAGGTTTCTGGATCTTTGAGGTTGGATCTCGAAATACTGACCATGATCACAAATATTCTGGATATATAATGTGATATCAAATGGAGTATTCATCCCAGTAGGAGAATTGAATGTCTTTTTGAATAAGATCTCTTCTTCGTAGATAAATCTATCAGTAGGATCTGAAGTTGGATGGAAAGGTGCTGCACTTGAACTATTATCAGGAAGATAAGATAGAAGTCTGAGTGCTGTTCTTAAAGCTCCTAACTCATCATTAGTTACTAAGTCAACAACACCGCTTTGTCCGTGGACTTTTGGTCCTCCCAGATCGTCCGCGCTGATGTCCTCGCCTAAAACTGATTTAACAACTCCGGGTCCCGTCAAACCGAAGAATGTATTCTCCGGTTGGATCATGAAGGAACCTTGTCTCGGAAGATAAGCTCCACCACCCGCGTTAAATCCAAACATTAACATTAAGCTTGGAACTACACCGCTGATCTTTCTAAGTGCGGTGAATGCTTCGGAGTATCCGTCCAGACCACCAACCCCTGCAGGAACATATGCACCTGCAGAATCGTTCATACCGATCAGAGGAATACCATGTTCCCCTGCCATATAGATCAATCTTGCAAGTTTGTTTCCGTTAGTAGCATCCATGGACCCCGCTCTAAGAGTGAAGTCATGTCCGTAGATTGCTACGTCCCTTCCGTTAATATTTAAAATACCTGTGATTAAGGAAGCCCCATCTAAATTTTTTCCCCAGTTTTGGTAGAGAATATTAGGCTCTGAATTGGTAAGGACTTTGATCCTTTCCCAAACAGTCATTCTTCCTTTAGAATGTTGTACTAGGATCCTATCCGTTCCTCCACCTTGTAGA is a genomic window containing:
- a CDS encoding acyl-CoA carboxylase subunit beta, with amino-acid sequence MSEQAYSINNPFQSSDPSESQPVSSIYDDANAMGKELLEKPLQGGGTDRILVQHSKGRMTVWERIKVLTNSEPNILYQNWGKNLDGASLITGILNINGRDVAIYGHDFTLRAGSMDATNGNKLARLIYMAGEHGIPLIGMNDSAGAYVPAGVGGLDGYSEAFTALRKISGVVPSLMLMFGFNAGGGAYLPRQGSFMIQPENTFFGLTGPGVVKSVLGEDISADDLGGPKVHGQSGVVDLVTNDELGALRTALRLLSYLPDNSSSAAPFHPTSDPTDRFIYEEEILFKKTFNSPTGMNTPFDITLYIQNICDHGQYFEIQPQRSRNLVTAFGRLGGHVVGFVANNSAVSSGQIDIGAARKGTRFIRFCNVYNIPLVFLEDTTGFLPGKEQEQNGIVLEGRKLLDSIIDIRTPRLTLIIRNAFGGAYASFNSYHTGADMVFALPTARIAVMGPAGKDYVYKDEITAIQKEYKENLKNGASEKDAAATRDKKLQVLSQKYEKDLMNPKEALSLGSVSRIVLPGTTRNILFKNLDYLIRHYKPGPMSGPQREFE